Proteins from a single region of Oscillatoria sp. FACHB-1406:
- a CDS encoding glutathione S-transferase family protein gives MLTFYYNPISTNARRVWVALLEKKLQFQPILVNFEGDGLGDEFLEINPFKRIPVLVDNGLRVFESLAILDYLEAKYPTPALMPIAPEEVAISRMVQMIAVNELQPATLILMQPLVGLEIDSQKEKAARERIDLTLQFYESLLDRGSYFTGSEISLADIVAGTLVGSLSFMGFSFDAYPNLMAWTERLAARESWQQTTPDPGMVEAALPTIKKILERRAR, from the coding sequence TTGCTAACTTTTTATTATAATCCTATTTCGACAAACGCTCGTAGAGTCTGGGTTGCCTTGCTCGAAAAAAAGCTTCAGTTTCAACCGATTTTAGTCAATTTTGAAGGCGATGGCTTGGGCGATGAATTTCTGGAAATTAATCCTTTTAAGCGCATTCCCGTTCTTGTCGATAATGGCTTACGAGTATTTGAATCGCTGGCAATTCTCGACTATCTGGAAGCAAAATATCCAACCCCGGCTTTAATGCCGATCGCGCCGGAAGAAGTTGCGATCTCGCGCATGGTACAAATGATTGCGGTTAACGAGCTTCAACCAGCAACCCTTATTTTAATGCAGCCTTTAGTCGGGCTGGAGATCGATTCGCAAAAGGAAAAAGCTGCCCGAGAAAGAATCGATCTGACTTTGCAGTTTTATGAAAGTTTACTCGATCGCGGCTCCTATTTTACTGGCTCCGAAATTAGCTTAGCCGATATTGTCGCTGGCACTTTAGTTGGCTCTTTATCGTTTATGGGGTTTTCCTTCGATGCTTACCCAAACCTCATGGCTTGGACGGAACGCCTTGCAGCACGGGAAAGTTGGCAACAAACCACTCCAGATCCGGGAATGGTGGAAGCAGCGTTACCGACGATCAAAAAAATTTTAGAGCGACGGGCGCGATAA
- the rbfA gene encoding 30S ribosome-binding factor RbfA → MATNRRVARVASAIEREVSLMLLHDIKDDRVGAGMVSITEVDVSGDLQHARIFVSIYGTEEAKAETMEGLISSTGFVRRELGHRIRLRRTPEVMFIEDRSLERGHNMVHLLNRLSQEREERGYTFDEEE, encoded by the coding sequence ATGGCTACTAATCGTCGCGTCGCTCGAGTTGCTTCGGCGATCGAGCGCGAAGTCAGTTTGATGCTACTCCACGATATTAAAGACGATCGCGTCGGTGCAGGGATGGTAAGCATCACCGAAGTCGATGTTTCCGGCGACTTGCAACACGCGAGAATCTTTGTCAGTATCTACGGAACCGAAGAAGCTAAGGCGGAGACAATGGAAGGTTTAATCTCCTCAACCGGCTTTGTTCGGCGCGAACTCGGACATCGCATCCGCTTGCGCCGAACCCCAGAAGTAATGTTCATTGAAGATCGTTCCCTAGAACGGGGGCATAATATGGTTCACCTACTCAACCGCTTAAGCCAAGAGCGAGAAGAACGAGGCTACACCTTTGATGAAGAAGAATAG
- a CDS encoding DUF751 family protein, with amino-acid sequence MRDFFENLLRFPRFFITITLGIFYSVYEWFKPLLKNRVTAIAFFGMLAAGFLFIFFTLRAMLGLATV; translated from the coding sequence ATGAGAGACTTTTTTGAAAATCTTTTGCGCTTTCCGCGCTTCTTTATTACGATTACGCTGGGAATTTTTTACTCCGTCTACGAGTGGTTTAAACCCTTGTTGAAAAATCGCGTTACGGCGATCGCGTTTTTCGGAATGCTAGCGGCGGGATTTTTGTTTATATTTTTTACACTGCGCGCCATGCTGGGTCTAGCAACCGTCTAG